In Burkholderia savannae, one genomic interval encodes:
- the ubiE gene encoding bifunctional demethylmenaquinone methyltransferase/2-methoxy-6-polyprenyl-1,4-benzoquinol methylase UbiE encodes MSKTHFGFETVEENEKAKKVAGVFHSVASNYDLMNDLMSAGLHRAWKAFTIAQANVRPGFKVLDLAAGTGDLTKAFAKAAGPTGEVWHTDINESMLRVGRDRLLDKGVVTPSLLCDAEKLPFPDNYFDVVTVAFGLRNMTHKDAALAEMRRVAKPGGRVMVLEFSKVWEPLKKAYDLYSFKVLPWLGDKFAKDADSYRYLAESIRMHPDQDTLKTMMEQAGLDAVKYYNLSGGVVALHVGTKY; translated from the coding sequence ATGAGCAAAACCCACTTCGGCTTTGAGACCGTCGAGGAAAACGAAAAAGCGAAGAAAGTCGCGGGGGTGTTTCACTCGGTCGCGAGCAACTACGATCTGATGAACGACTTGATGTCGGCGGGCCTGCACCGCGCGTGGAAGGCGTTCACGATCGCGCAGGCGAACGTGCGGCCGGGCTTCAAGGTGCTCGACCTCGCGGCCGGCACGGGCGATCTGACGAAGGCGTTCGCGAAGGCCGCGGGGCCGACGGGAGAAGTCTGGCACACGGACATCAACGAATCGATGCTGCGCGTGGGCCGCGACCGCCTGCTCGACAAGGGCGTCGTCACGCCGTCGTTGCTCTGCGACGCGGAGAAGCTGCCGTTTCCCGACAACTACTTCGACGTCGTCACCGTCGCGTTCGGCTTGCGCAACATGACGCACAAGGACGCCGCGCTCGCCGAGATGCGCCGCGTCGCGAAGCCGGGCGGCCGCGTGATGGTGCTCGAATTCTCGAAAGTCTGGGAGCCGCTGAAAAAAGCGTACGATCTCTATTCTTTCAAAGTATTACCGTGGCTTGGCGACAAGTTCGCGAAAGATGCCGACAGTTATCGGTATCTTGCTGAATCTATCCGGATGCACCCGGATCAGGACACGCTGAAGACGATGATGGAACAAGCTGGGCTCGACGCCGTCAAATATTACAATTTGTCAGGTGGCGTGGTAGCTTTACACGTGGGAACCAAGTATTAA
- a CDS encoding gamma-butyrobetaine hydroxylase-like domain-containing protein, translating into MSGQASTAPVPSGVVVHAVSRVLELQYPSGESFRVPFELMRVYSPSAEVRGHGPGQETLQTGKRDVTITALEPVGNYALKPTFSDGHSTGIYSWELLYELATRQDALWREYFDKLKAAGVERDAPMPADSLPRGHHH; encoded by the coding sequence ATGAGCGGCCAGGCTTCGACGGCGCCCGTGCCGTCCGGCGTCGTCGTCCATGCGGTGTCGCGCGTGCTGGAGTTGCAGTATCCGAGCGGCGAGAGCTTTCGCGTGCCGTTCGAGCTGATGCGCGTCTATTCGCCGTCGGCCGAAGTGCGCGGCCACGGGCCGGGCCAGGAGACGCTGCAGACCGGCAAGCGCGACGTGACGATCACGGCGCTCGAGCCGGTCGGCAACTATGCGCTCAAGCCGACGTTCTCGGACGGCCATTCGACGGGCATCTATTCGTGGGAGCTGCTGTACGAGCTCGCGACCCGGCAGGACGCGCTCTGGCGCGAATATTTCGACAAATTGAAGGCGGCGGGCGTCGAGCGAGACGCGCCAATGCCGGCGGACTCGCTGCCGCGAGGCCACCACCACTGA
- a CDS encoding HIT family protein produces MDCVFCREDGGELLWKDDAVRVVLATTETDYPGFCRVIWHAHVAEFSDLDEAERAHLMRIVYAVEKAVRRVMQPTKVNLASLGNQVPHVHWHVIPRFSNDAHFPQPIWAPRQRSVSDALLRLRAAQATLLHNAVHEEIEQAVSGGRA; encoded by the coding sequence ATGGATTGCGTATTCTGCCGCGAAGATGGCGGCGAGCTGCTCTGGAAGGACGACGCGGTGCGCGTCGTCCTCGCGACGACCGAAACCGATTACCCGGGCTTCTGCCGGGTGATCTGGCATGCGCACGTCGCCGAGTTTTCCGATCTCGACGAGGCCGAGCGCGCGCATTTGATGCGGATCGTCTACGCGGTAGAGAAGGCGGTGCGGCGGGTGATGCAGCCGACGAAGGTGAATCTCGCGAGCCTCGGCAACCAGGTGCCGCACGTGCACTGGCACGTGATTCCGCGCTTCTCGAACGACGCGCATTTCCCGCAGCCGATCTGGGCGCCGCGCCAGCGGTCGGTGTCCGACGCGCTGCTGCGGCTGCGCGCCGCGCAGGCGACCCTCTTGCACAACGCGGTGCACGAGGAGATCGAGCAGGCGGTGAGCGGAGGCCGGGCATGA